In Camarhynchus parvulus chromosome 21, STF_HiC, whole genome shotgun sequence, a genomic segment contains:
- the ANGPTL7 gene encoding angiopoietin-related protein 7 isoform X2 yields MPARPRVQLAWLCIVTVSVVIYPALLHKPPKRRMSNGNVQLKMPGCCEEIKELKLQVANLSRMLQELSKKQEGDWVNVVMQVMELEGSTKQMESRLIDAESKYSQMNNQIDIMQLQAAQMVTQTSADAVYDCSSLYQRNYRISGVYKLPPDEFLGIPDLEVFCDMETDGGGWTVIQRRKVGLTSFNRDWKQYKEGFGNIKGDFWLGNENIYRLSRRPTVLRVELEDWEGNTRYAQYGQFTLSNEINSYRLFVGNYSGNTGRDSLRYHNNTAFSTKDKDNDKCVDDCAQFRKGGYWYNCCTDSNLNGVYYRRGEHTKNMDGITWYGWHGSTYSLKRVEMKIRPEDFKP; encoded by the exons ATGCCAGCAAGACCCAGGGTTCAGCTGGCATGGCTCTGCATTGTCACTGTGTCTGTGGTGATttacccagctctgctgcacaaaCCTCCCAAGAGGAGAATGAGCAATGGGAATGTGCAGCTGAAGatgccaggctgctgtgaggagatCAAGGAGCTCAAGCTGCAGGTAGCCAACCTGAGCAGaatgctgcaggagctgagcaagAAGCAGGAAGGGGACTGGGTGAACGTGGTGATGCAGGtgatggagctggaggggagCACCAAGCAGATGGAGTCGCGCCTCATCGACGCCGAGAGCAAATACTCCCAAATGAACAACCAGATAGACATcatgcagctgcaggcagctcagatGGTCACACAAACATCAGCTG ATGCTGTTTATGACTGCTCATCACTTTACCAGAGGAACTACAGAATTTCTGGTGTTTACAAGTTACCTCCtgatgaatttttgggaattccagaTCTGGAG GTGTTCTGTGACATGGAGACAGATGGAGGTGGCTGGACTGTCATCCAAAGACGTAAAGTTGGTTTGACATCGTTCAATAGGGACTGGAAACAATACAAGGAAGGATTTGGCAATATTAAGGGAGATTTTTGgctgggaaatgaaaatatctACAGACTTTCAAGACGCCCCACTGTTCTGCGAGTAGAGTTGGAG GACTGGGAAGGTAACACACGCTATGCCCAGTATGGGCAGTTCACCCTGAGCAATGAAATCAACAGCTACAGGCTCTTTGTGGGGAACTACAGTGGCAACACCGGGCGGGATTCCCTGCGCTACCACAACAACACAGCCTTCAGCACAAAGGACAAGGACAACGACAAGTGTGTGGATGACTGTGCCCAGTTCCGGAAAG GTGGATATTGGTACAACTGCTGCACAGATTCCAACCTGAATGGGGTCTACTACCGCCGAGGAGAGCACACCAAGAACATGGATGGCATCACCTGGTACGGATGGCACGGCTCCACCTACTCCCTCAAGAGAGTGGAGATGAAGATCAGGCCAGAGGATTTCAAACCATAG
- the ANGPTL7 gene encoding angiopoietin-related protein 7 isoform X1: protein MPARPRVQLAWLCIVTVSVVIYPALLHKPPKRRMSNGNVQLKMPGCCEEIKELKLQVANLSRMLQELSKKQEGDWVNVVMQVMELEGSTKQMESRLIDAESKYSQMNNQIDIMQLQAAQMVTQTSAVDAVYDCSSLYQRNYRISGVYKLPPDEFLGIPDLEVFCDMETDGGGWTVIQRRKVGLTSFNRDWKQYKEGFGNIKGDFWLGNENIYRLSRRPTVLRVELEDWEGNTRYAQYGQFTLSNEINSYRLFVGNYSGNTGRDSLRYHNNTAFSTKDKDNDKCVDDCAQFRKGGYWYNCCTDSNLNGVYYRRGEHTKNMDGITWYGWHGSTYSLKRVEMKIRPEDFKP from the exons ATGCCAGCAAGACCCAGGGTTCAGCTGGCATGGCTCTGCATTGTCACTGTGTCTGTGGTGATttacccagctctgctgcacaaaCCTCCCAAGAGGAGAATGAGCAATGGGAATGTGCAGCTGAAGatgccaggctgctgtgaggagatCAAGGAGCTCAAGCTGCAGGTAGCCAACCTGAGCAGaatgctgcaggagctgagcaagAAGCAGGAAGGGGACTGGGTGAACGTGGTGATGCAGGtgatggagctggaggggagCACCAAGCAGATGGAGTCGCGCCTCATCGACGCCGAGAGCAAATACTCCCAAATGAACAACCAGATAGACATcatgcagctgcaggcagctcagatGGTCACACAAACATCAGCTG TAGATGCTGTTTATGACTGCTCATCACTTTACCAGAGGAACTACAGAATTTCTGGTGTTTACAAGTTACCTCCtgatgaatttttgggaattccagaTCTGGAG GTGTTCTGTGACATGGAGACAGATGGAGGTGGCTGGACTGTCATCCAAAGACGTAAAGTTGGTTTGACATCGTTCAATAGGGACTGGAAACAATACAAGGAAGGATTTGGCAATATTAAGGGAGATTTTTGgctgggaaatgaaaatatctACAGACTTTCAAGACGCCCCACTGTTCTGCGAGTAGAGTTGGAG GACTGGGAAGGTAACACACGCTATGCCCAGTATGGGCAGTTCACCCTGAGCAATGAAATCAACAGCTACAGGCTCTTTGTGGGGAACTACAGTGGCAACACCGGGCGGGATTCCCTGCGCTACCACAACAACACAGCCTTCAGCACAAAGGACAAGGACAACGACAAGTGTGTGGATGACTGTGCCCAGTTCCGGAAAG GTGGATATTGGTACAACTGCTGCACAGATTCCAACCTGAATGGGGTCTACTACCGCCGAGGAGAGCACACCAAGAACATGGATGGCATCACCTGGTACGGATGGCACGGCTCCACCTACTCCCTCAAGAGAGTGGAGATGAAGATCAGGCCAGAGGATTTCAAACCATAG